Within the Candidatus Saccharibacteria bacterium genome, the region GTAGAAGCAGACTTGAGTCGAAAAGTTACACTAGATATCAAGCGCCTCAAGGAAATTAAATCATATCGCGGAATGAGACATCGATTAAGGTTACCAGCTAGGGGTCAACGCACAAAGACAAATTCTAGGACTAAGCGTGGTAAGCGGATTACTGTAGGGAGTGGTCGAAATAAAGCACCCGCAAAGACATAGGTTGATTTGGATTAAGCAATGATAATTAATGAGGTAAGAGGAAAGAATTAGCAAATGGTAAAAACAGTCAAGAAGTCAAAGAAGAAAGTTAAGAAGAAGTTGGCGAAAGCTCAACTTCATATATTTGCTACCTTTAATAATACAATTATTAGTGCTACTGACCTAGATGGTAATACTTTGAGTTGGGCTAGTGCTGGGTCTGTTGGGTTTAAGGGTTCTAGGAAATCTACTCCTTATGCTGCCCAGGTAGCAAGTGAGAGGGTGATTGATGGTTGTAAGGATTATGGGATTGTAGAAATGGAAGTAATCATTAAGGGAGTAGGGTCTGGTAGAGATGCTGCAGTTAGGGCTCTGACTAATTCTAAAATCTCTGTCGAAAGTATCAAGGATATTACGGGTGTTCCCCATAATGGCTGTAGGCCTCGAAAGGCTAGGAGAGTTTAGTATGGCAAGGTTTAGAGGCTCTATTACTAAGCAATCACGTCGAGAACGCTTTAGTTTGCACCCAAAAGCAGATAAAGCATTAGTTAAAAGAAATTATGCCCCTGGTATGCATGGTAGAAGGTTTGGATCCAAGCCTAGCAACTTTTCTATTCAATTGCGTGAGAAACAAAAAGTCAAAAGACTTTATGGTGTATTAGAAAAGCAATTTAGACGTTATGTTAAAAAGGCGATCAATTCAGATGGTATTTCAGGTGATAATTTGCTAATTTTGCTTGAGATTAGGCTTGATAATCTTTGCTATCGAGCTGGACTAGCATCTTCCCGTCAGGGAGCTAGGCAGTTAGTCAATCACGGTCATATAGTCGTTAATGGTAAAAAGGTTAATATTCCTTCTTATCAAGTCAAAGTTGGTGACAAGGTGACAATAAAATCAGAGTCAGTAGATAAGCAGTACTTCAAGTTACTCAGGGAGGGCAAGAAAGAGAAGCAAGATAATAGCCATAGTTGGCTTAAGATTAAGCCCAAAGACTTAGCAATTGAAGTTATTTCTTGGCCAATGCGTGATGAATTGGATAAAGATATCAATGAACAATTAATAATAGAATATTATTCAAGATAAGGAGATCATAGATGACTACAAAATCAATATTACCCCAATTAACAATTACTGAGTCTGATGATCCTAGTCAAGCAGAGTTTTTGATTGAGCCCTTAGCGCCTGGGTTCGGTACGACTATTGGAAATTCTTTAAGAAGAGTATTGCTTTCAAGCTTGAGTGGAGCTGCCGTTACAAGCGTTAAGATCAAGGGTGCTGATCATGAGTTTTCAACTCTTAGTGGGGTTAAGGAAGATGTTATTTCAATCTTGCTCAATATCAAATTATTACGAATTGATTATCAGGGTGATGCTCCCTTGAAATTTATCCTGAAAAAGACTGGTCAAGGTCAAGTAAAGGCTGGAGATATCAAAACAAGCAATGATGCCAAGATCATTAACCCCGAATTGGTGATTGCTACCCTAGATGGGGCTAAGACTCAATTTGAGATGGAGATGGTTGTCGAGACAGGGATTGGATATTATTCTACAGAAGATCATCCAGAGGATGAGCAATTACCAGTCGGCTCAATCTTGGTTGATGCTTTGTTTACACCGATTCGCAAAGTTAACTTCAAAGTTGAAAATACTAGAGTAGGTCAAAGAACTAACTTTGATAAATTGATTATTAGTATTCAAACCAATCAAACAATCTCAGCAGAGCAGGCTTTTAATCAGGCAAATCAGATCTTGATTGGTCAGTATCAAACTATTCTTAGCCCAAAAGCAACAGTTGTCACAGAAGTTGAGAGTATGGAGGTTGGGGTTGAAAATGAAGACGATATCTTGATCACTGAGATTGGGTTTAGCCCCAGAACTGCCAATGCACTAGGCAAAAATCAGATTTTGACCGTAAGCCAACTCAGAAACTTAGATGATAAACAACTTAGTTCTATGAAAGGATTCGGAGCTAAGGCACTAGAAGAAGTTAAATTGAAGATAAGCGAGTTTTAGTCATGCCGAAACATCATAAGGTCTATAAATTATCTAGGGATAGTCAAGCTAGGAAAGCTTTACTAGGTTCACTTTTACAGGCTTTGATTATAGAGGAATCTATCACTACGACTACCCAGAAAGCCAAGTTTATCAAGCCAGAATTTGATAAGTTGGTGACTCTTGCTAAAAAGTCTAGCTTAAGTTCTAGGCGTAGGGTCTACTCAAGACTTGGTAACCAGGTAATAGTTGATAAGTTTTATCAATATCTTTTGCCAAAACTGCAATCGCGAACCAGTGGCTATACTAGCCTGATCCATTTGACTAACAGAAAAGGAGACAATGCTCAAATGGCTAAGATTATGATTATTTTTGATCAAGCACAGAAGTCAGTAGGTGATCAATCTGATCAAAGTCCTGATAGCACTTCAGATAAATCTACAAAGAAGGCAGATAATAAGTCTCAAGTAAAAAAAGAAGGGAATAAGTCATGAGAACTACCACTAGTCACCTCAAGCCAAAGGATAGACCCGAGCCTAGCTGGTATTTAATCGATGCTGGTCAAGCACCATTAGGTCGCCTAGCAAGCAAGGTCGCAATGATTTTAATGGGCAAAGACCAGCCAAATTATTCTGCTTGGCACAATACTGGGGATAAAGTAATTGTCATCAACGCCCAAGATTTGGTAGTGACCGGCAATAAATTAACTGATAAGATTTATTACCGTCATAGTGGATTTCCAGGTGGTATCAAGCAAGCTAGATTGGAGGAATTTGTTGGGAAGTCTCCAGAACAAGTTATTATAATGGCTGTCAGGGGTATGCTTCCAAAAAATAAGCTTGCCAAGACACAGCTAGAGAACCTTTACGTTTATGCTGATGCTAGCCACCCACATAGTGGACAACAACCCTTGGCTATTAATATTGGAGAGAAGAAATGACAAAAGATAATTATTACTATTCATTAGGGAGACGCAAGACTGCATCTGCTACTGCTAGAGTATATAATGGTACTGGCAAGATTACTATCAACGGTCAGGAATTAGGTCAATTCTTTAATAATTTTCAGCTTGAATATATTGTCTACCAACCATTAAAGCTAATCTCCAAGGGGGATAGTCTGGATGTTACTGTCAAGGTTCAAGGAGGTGGCAGTCGTGGTCAAGCTGAGGCAATCCGTTTAGCAATTTCTAAGTCTCTGGTCATTATGAGTGAAGATTTTAAGGGTGCTTTGAAGAAAGCTGGATTTCTCAGTCGAGATCCTAGGACTAAGGAGCGTAAGAAACCAGGCCTTAGAAAAGCCAGAAGAGCACCTCAATTCTCCAAGCGTTAGGGTAGCTTGAATAATAATTTGGATCAGATTGAAGGAGTTTAATATTCCATTGTTCTATAATTGTGATTTTGTAAAAATTATACAGGTACCGTATTGCTATGAGAGACAGTCTTTCGGGTTTAGCATGTTATAATACAAAAATGAACGATGAAGCAAGCAGATTTCAGACCTTAATTAATAGTTTGGGTGATGCAGTATTTAGTGTTGATAAGCATGGTAAAATTGAGTTTTATAATGCTGCGGCACTCGATATCATTGATACCCACCACGATCCAATCGGACAAAGTTTACAGGAATTGGTCTATCTATCGGATCAGAAAGCAGGTGATAATTTATTGAAATCAATGCTTGGTCAGCATCAGTTTATGTATCGTGATGATTTGATTATTATTCGAGGCAACACAGAGTTGGCAGTCAGCCTTCAGGTTAATCCTGTTTCAAGAACTGATAAAAAAGCTGGTTCTGTAGTAATGATTCGTGACATTAGTCTTCAGAAGTCTCTAGAGAGACAAAAGGATGAATTTATTTCAATTATTTCTCATGAATTGCGTACCCCATTGGCAATAGTGGAAGCAAATCTTTCTACGGCTATTATGCCAGGATTTGCTCAGATTGAACCAAAGGCAGTAGAGCTACTTGAAAGCGCCCAGGTAAATCTTAAGTTTTTAAGTAACCTTCTTAATGATTTGACAGATTTGGCCCATGCTGAGAAGAGCGTTGTTGATATTGAAGTCTCCCAGCTTAATGTTCAGGAACTTTTTGATACTCTTTATTTAGATTTTGCTAGTAAATTCGAAAATGTTGGGCTTGAATTAAGATTGAAGATTTCAAGTGATCTGGATAATAAAATCATTTTAACTAGTCGCCAAAGAGTGCAAGAGGTGCTGGTAAACTTTTTGACCAATGCCATTAAGTATGGAGTCCAGGGTAAAAAGAAACTAGTTGTACTTTCTGCTGAATACGGTTCGGATTTAGATCCATCAGGATTAAGCTTTTTTGTTGAAGATTTTGGTCTGGGGATTTCGGTGCAAGATCAAGAGCAGTTGTTTACTAGATTTTTCAGAACAAATAATCATGCAGTTAGCTCGATTGTTGGAACTGGGATGGGATTATATATATCTAAGACGCAAGCAACTAGGTTGGGTGGGACAATTTCTTTGGTTAGCCATTTAGATCAAGGGTCAAAATTCGGACTTCATCTGCCAGCAAAGCTTAAACAGAGACCAGTATTAGCTGGACTAGATTGATCCTCTTTAATTGTATTCAGCACTAGCCGTAGCTCCAAAGTGCTCTGAAGGTAGCACCCTGAGCCGACTGATGCCAACAATATTTTGATAAGGTAAAAGTCCCCAAGACCTAGAGTCATAGCTCCCATTTGGTGAACGATTATCCCCAATCACAAAGAAATTATCATCAGTAATCTGAACATCTTGATCTCCGAGTGTAACTTGATCTTGATCTATGTAGTATTCATCTAGCGTAAACCCATCTGGATTTTGCTGATTATAGATAGTTATTTTACCTTGGCTAATCACTAATCTTTCACCAGGCAGACCAATGACACGCTTGATAAAGTAACGTCCTGGGTTAGATGGGAATTTTAGAACTACTATATCACCTCGCTTGATTCCGTAACCCTCCATTCCTAGGTGATTTGCCAATTTGGCAAGGTTAATTTCAGCCTTAGTAATGATTAAATAGTCACCTTCAGAAATATTCGGTTCCATGCTATGACCACTGACGCTAAAAGGTTGAAATACGAAAAGATGCACCAGGACCAATAAGCCAATAGGCATGACAAAATTCTTGAAAAAACCTTTTGTCAAGGATTTGATCGAAGACTTCTTAGCTTGGGTCGGTTTACTTAGATCAATTTTGGCTACTACTGGTCTGTTGGCATGAGTACTACTCGGCTTTTTTTCTAAATCCATATAGATATTCTATCACAATTTTGATACAATCTCGTTTATGGTTAATAAACCCCAAAAGTCTTCTAGATCAAATCCTAATCTGTTGAAACCCATTAATCCAAAATCAAAAGTCACCGATGTCAAGAAAATTCGTCCAAGGAGCAGAAATCAGAGTCAAAAAAGAGATGCTTTAGATAATCAATCAGTCAGGACGACAGTCGACAGAAAACCTCGTCAGGCATTAAATCCTAGTCAGGAGATCTTATATGACAATACCAAGCATAGTTCATGGTATGGTAGACTACCAAGGTTGAAATTTGGTTTAAGGATGGTCTCATTAATTATAGCTATACCGATTATATTGTTCGGATTCAAGTTAGCCTATAGCTTGAATGCTGCTGTTGAAAAAAGTACTGGCTCCAATATATTTTCGATTGTTGATTTTGGCACTAAGCTCAAAGGGGAAGATAGTGGTAGGGTTAATATTTTATTGGTGGGTATTGGTAATAATGATCATGAGGCCGGTGACTTAGCGGACACAGTGATCATAGCTAGTCTGGATACGAGAAATAATCAAGTTGCAATGATCTCCTTGCCTAGAGATCTGTTGGTCGATATCCCGGGTTATGGTACTAATAGGATCAATGCAGCCCATTCGCTTGGGGAGGATCAAGATGGTAGGGGTATGCCTCTACTGATAGAAACCATAGAGAGTAATTTCAAGATGGAAATAGATTATTATATCAGGAGTAATTTCGATGGATTAATTCAGGCTGTGGATGTAGTTGGGGGTATTACGGTAGACAATCCTGAATCAATCAATGACTATAGCTATCCTTGTGATTATAATCCATCGCTTGAGTGTGGGTATTTTTTGACAGAGGGACAACATCAATTAGATGGGACAGAAGCTCTCAAGTATTCGCGTTCACGCAAAGGTAGTGCGGCTGGAGATTATTCACGAGCTGGGCGTCAGCAAGAAGTGTTGATAGCAATCAAGGATAAGGCATTAAGTATTGATACTCTATTAAACGTTAATAAGATGACAGAACTGATTGATCTAGCTGGGGACAATGTTAAGACAGATTTTGATTTGTCGGAGATTAAACGGGTTGTTGACTTAGTAAAAGGTGTTAATGATAGCAAGATTATCAATGAAGTGATTAGTACTGAAAATTTTCTAGAGCAGGTTTCTGGTAGCTCACTTGGATCAGTGGTTAGGCCAATTGATAATGATTACCAAGCAATTGCAGATCATATAGCAAGTATCTTTGTACTTGATCAAATCAAGAGTGAAAATGCTAAAGTATCGATTTATAATGCAAGCGGTGTAGCTGGTAGAGCAAATAACTTGGCAATTCAATTGGAATATCTGGGGCTTAGGGTGATTGAAATTGATAATGCGCCATCTATTCAGCCTAATACTAGCGTGGAATATTACACGGATGGCCTAGTAGATACAGTGGGTTATCTTGACCAAAAGTTAGGTGTCGATGCAGAGTTGAGTATTCCAGATAATGATCAGCTTTATAATATTAAGATTGTCATAGGTCAGGATTATTATGATTATCAAGACTGATGACAATATAGCTAGACTGGTCGGGCTAGTTAAGGTATTGATTGTTGCTACTTCGCTAGTCTTAATTGGACACAGTTTTTGGCCAACTTTAATAGTATTTGTATTAATTGATTTATTTGGTAACTTCCTGGTACTTCGTTGGACTAGTAGTGTCCGGAAGTTGACCAAATATCTTTACTACCTAGTTCCATTAATGCTTTTTAGTTT harbors:
- the rpsM gene encoding 30S ribosomal protein S13 yields the protein MARIAGVNIPKDKRVVISLTYIYGIGRSQSEKLLDQLKISEDVRVKDLTDAQVADIRKYIEDNLTVEADLSRKVTLDIKRLKEIKSYRGMRHRLRLPARGQRTKTNSRTKRGKRITVGSGRNKAPAKT
- the rpsK gene encoding 30S ribosomal protein S11, with protein sequence MVKTVKKSKKKVKKKLAKAQLHIFATFNNTIISATDLDGNTLSWASAGSVGFKGSRKSTPYAAQVASERVIDGCKDYGIVEMEVIIKGVGSGRDAAVRALTNSKISVESIKDITGVPHNGCRPRKARRV
- the rpsD gene encoding 30S ribosomal protein S4, with the protein product MARFRGSITKQSRRERFSLHPKADKALVKRNYAPGMHGRRFGSKPSNFSIQLREKQKVKRLYGVLEKQFRRYVKKAINSDGISGDNLLILLEIRLDNLCYRAGLASSRQGARQLVNHGHIVVNGKKVNIPSYQVKVGDKVTIKSESVDKQYFKLLREGKKEKQDNSHSWLKIKPKDLAIEVISWPMRDELDKDINEQLIIEYYSR
- a CDS encoding DNA-directed RNA polymerase subunit alpha; protein product: MTTKSILPQLTITESDDPSQAEFLIEPLAPGFGTTIGNSLRRVLLSSLSGAAVTSVKIKGADHEFSTLSGVKEDVISILLNIKLLRIDYQGDAPLKFILKKTGQGQVKAGDIKTSNDAKIINPELVIATLDGAKTQFEMEMVVETGIGYYSTEDHPEDEQLPVGSILVDALFTPIRKVNFKVENTRVGQRTNFDKLIISIQTNQTISAEQAFNQANQILIGQYQTILSPKATVVTEVESMEVGVENEDDILITEIGFSPRTANALGKNQILTVSQLRNLDDKQLSSMKGFGAKALEEVKLKISEF
- the rplQ gene encoding 50S ribosomal protein L17 gives rise to the protein MPKHHKVYKLSRDSQARKALLGSLLQALIIEESITTTTQKAKFIKPEFDKLVTLAKKSSLSSRRRVYSRLGNQVIVDKFYQYLLPKLQSRTSGYTSLIHLTNRKGDNAQMAKIMIIFDQAQKSVGDQSDQSPDSTSDKSTKKADNKSQVKKEGNKS
- the rplM gene encoding 50S ribosomal protein L13, which produces MRTTTSHLKPKDRPEPSWYLIDAGQAPLGRLASKVAMILMGKDQPNYSAWHNTGDKVIVINAQDLVVTGNKLTDKIYYRHSGFPGGIKQARLEEFVGKSPEQVIIMAVRGMLPKNKLAKTQLENLYVYADASHPHSGQQPLAINIGEKK
- the rpsI gene encoding 30S ribosomal protein S9, which encodes MTKDNYYYSLGRRKTASATARVYNGTGKITINGQELGQFFNNFQLEYIVYQPLKLISKGDSLDVTVKVQGGGSRGQAEAIRLAISKSLVIMSEDFKGALKKAGFLSRDPRTKERKKPGLRKARRAPQFSKR
- a CDS encoding PAS domain S-box protein, giving the protein MNDEASRFQTLINSLGDAVFSVDKHGKIEFYNAAALDIIDTHHDPIGQSLQELVYLSDQKAGDNLLKSMLGQHQFMYRDDLIIIRGNTELAVSLQVNPVSRTDKKAGSVVMIRDISLQKSLERQKDEFISIISHELRTPLAIVEANLSTAIMPGFAQIEPKAVELLESAQVNLKFLSNLLNDLTDLAHAEKSVVDIEVSQLNVQELFDTLYLDFASKFENVGLELRLKISSDLDNKIILTSRQRVQEVLVNFLTNAIKYGVQGKKKLVVLSAEYGSDLDPSGLSFFVEDFGLGISVQDQEQLFTRFFRTNNHAVSSIVGTGMGLYISKTQATRLGGTISLVSHLDQGSKFGLHLPAKLKQRPVLAGLD
- the lepB gene encoding signal peptidase I — encoded protein: MDLEKKPSSTHANRPVVAKIDLSKPTQAKKSSIKSLTKGFFKNFVMPIGLLVLVHLFVFQPFSVSGHSMEPNISEGDYLIITKAEINLAKLANHLGMEGYGIKRGDIVVLKFPSNPGRYFIKRVIGLPGERLVISQGKITIYNQQNPDGFTLDEYYIDQDQVTLGDQDVQITDDNFFVIGDNRSPNGSYDSRSWGLLPYQNIVGISRLRVLPSEHFGATASAEYN
- a CDS encoding LCP family protein — translated: MVNKPQKSSRSNPNLLKPINPKSKVTDVKKIRPRSRNQSQKRDALDNQSVRTTVDRKPRQALNPSQEILYDNTKHSSWYGRLPRLKFGLRMVSLIIAIPIILFGFKLAYSLNAAVEKSTGSNIFSIVDFGTKLKGEDSGRVNILLVGIGNNDHEAGDLADTVIIASLDTRNNQVAMISLPRDLLVDIPGYGTNRINAAHSLGEDQDGRGMPLLIETIESNFKMEIDYYIRSNFDGLIQAVDVVGGITVDNPESINDYSYPCDYNPSLECGYFLTEGQHQLDGTEALKYSRSRKGSAAGDYSRAGRQQEVLIAIKDKALSIDTLLNVNKMTELIDLAGDNVKTDFDLSEIKRVVDLVKGVNDSKIINEVISTENFLEQVSGSSLGSVVRPIDNDYQAIADHIASIFVLDQIKSENAKVSIYNASGVAGRANNLAIQLEYLGLRVIEIDNAPSIQPNTSVEYYTDGLVDTVGYLDQKLGVDAELSIPDNDQLYNIKIVIGQDYYDYQD